The genomic stretch GGACAATGCGGGAGGAGGAATTAGCAACTTTAATAATCGTATTTGCCAAATTCAAAATGGTAATTTCTTTTTCACCACCAACATTTACAACATCATTAATAAATTTATTTTCAACAAATGCATTAATACAAGAATCAATATTGTCATTTATGTAACAAAATGTACGTGTTTGCATTCCATTGCCATATATGGTAATATCCTTGTTTTTAAGTGCTGCGGCAATAAATTTTGAAACAACAAAGTCTTTGCTTTGCTTTGGCCCATAGGTATTAAAAAACCTAAAAATGGTATAATCAAGGTTGTATTCTGTTTTGTACGATTTAAGGTAAGCCTCGCCTACATTTTTCACAATGGCATATGGAAGCCGGGAATTCAAAGGGGTAGTATGTTCATTTTGCGGAAACTCTACAGGTTCGCCATATACTTCTGAAGAAGAGGAATAAAAAACTCTTTTTACTCCGGTGTTTTTTGATAAATGCAATACGTTTTTTATCCCTGTAATATCATTTAAAACCTTTACCGGATTACTTAAAGTCCTTTTAACGCCAACTAATGCAGCATAATGAAAAACATAATCAAATTGCCAGGCATAAAAAACTCCTGAAATATCAGTCCACTCATTTATATCGCATTTTATAAAGCGAATATTGCCATGTTCCGAAACGGGTATTTTATCAATGCTTCCAGTAACAAGGTTATCGGCAATTATTATGAAATTAGCAGGATCCTGTGCTAATTTCTCCGCCAGTGCACTTGGAATAAAACCAGCCCCGCCTGTAATTAATATTTTAGCCATAATGTATGGATTAAGGCAAATTAAGTAAATAATTGCCATAGCCACTTTTCAGAAGTGGTTGTGCCAGGTTTAAAAGTTGTTTTTTATTGATAAAATTCATCCTATAGGCTACCTCTTCAATACATCCTATTTTCAGTCCTTGTCTTTCTTCTATTACCTGAACATACTGGCCTGCTTGCATTAAGGAATGAAAGGTTCCAGTATCAAGCCAGGCTGTCCCCCTGTCTAAAATGGCAACTTTTAAATTGTTGTTTTTTAGGTAATGTTTATTGACATCCGTTATCTCATACTCCCCTCTGGAACTAGGTTCTAATTTTTTTGCAATTTCAATAACCGAATTATCATAAAAATACAATCCCGGAACAGCAAAATTCGATTTAGGTTTTTGTGGTTTTTCTTCAATAGAAATAGCTTTGTTATTTTTATCAAACTCAACTACTCCATATCTTTCAGGATCTGAAACATGGTATGCAAACACAACTCCGCCATCCGGTTTGGTTATTGATTGAAGCAAAACCGACATTCCTGAACCATAAAAAATATTATCTCCAAGAATTAAGGCAACATTATCTTTTCCAATAAATTTTTCACCTATAACAAATGCCTGTGCAAGTCCATTGGGTACTTCCTGAACTGCATAAGAAAACTGGCATCCCAAATTTTTTCCATCTCCCAATAGCTTTTCAAAATTAGGTAAATCTGAAGGTGTAGAAATAATAAGAATTTCATTAATACCAGCCATCATTAAAGTAGAAAGCGGATAATAAATCATAGGTTTATCGTAAACCGGCATTAATTGTTTGCTTACAGCTAAGGTTAATGGGTGAAGTCGAGTGCCAGAGCCTCCAGCAAGAATTATTCCTTTCATTTATTGATTTAATGTAAGTTACAGACAGTTATAATGAGAAAATGAGTAAACATTATTGATTCTAAAACACTTTTGGGACATTTGGATCACTGGTATCTCCAATAACCAAATCTTTGAGTTCAATATCTTCCTCCTCGTCAATAATTTGTACTAATGGTTCCTTAAAAGCCTTAGTAGTTAAGGATTTTTCCAATGAAAGCAACAAACAAGGCAAAACAATAAGATTTGAAAGCATAGCAACAAAAAGGGTAACTGCTACAAGGATACCAAGGGCTACTGTTCCACCAAAATTAGAAACGGAAAATATGCCAAAACCGAAAAACAAAACAATAGAGGTATAGATCATACTAACTCCTGATTCCCTTAAGGCAGCAATAACGGAATCTTTAATATTCCATTTCAACACTTTAAGCTCCTGCCGGTATTTGGCCAGGTAATGTATTGTATCATCCACAGAAATTCCAAAAGCAATACTGAAAACCAAAATAGTTGAAGGTTTTATTGCTATTCCAAAATATCCCATAAGTCCTGCGGTAACCAATAAAGGTATAAAGTTAGGCACAAGTGAAACAAAAACCATTCGATAGGATGAAAACAAAAAGGCCATAAGAATAGAAATGACTACAATTGCCAGTGCCAAACTTGTAAAAAGATTTTTAACCAAAAAATTTGTGCCTTTCAAAAACACGATACTGTTACCAGTTAACACAACATCGAATTTTTCAGGATCAAAAATAGAATCAATGCGTGGTTTTATATCATTCTTAATCACCTGCATTTTTTTTGTGCCAATATCCGCCATTTGAACGCTAACGCGGGTATAGCGTTTTGTAGAGTCAATAAATGTTCTTAATATATTTTCTTTTGCACCCGTTTTTGCAGTAAAATAAGGGGCTAAAAAGCTTTTTTCCATATCACTTGGTAAGCTGTATCTATCAGGGCTTCCATTGTAATAGGCCTGTTTGGAAAATTTAACAACTTCTGCCATTGAAACAGGCTTAGAAAATTCAGGATAAGATGAAATAAGATCCTGTAACTGGTCAATTTTTTTTAGTGTGGATATTTGACTTGCCGCTCCTGGTTTTTTAGCATCAATTGATATCTCAAAGGGCATTACTCCGCTAAAATTTTCCTGGAAAAACATTAGATCAACAACAATTGGATCGTGTATAGGAAGGTCATCCACAATGTTTCCTGTTGTTTGAATTTTTGTTATTCCATTTATTGCTAAAGCAATGGCTATAGCAGATACTATGTAAACAGTTTTACGGTATCCAGTTACAATCACAACAAACCGTTCAACAAGATTGAAAATTAATTTGTTTTCAAGGTGTTTGGTATTCTTCTCGTTTGGGGGAGGAAAATAACTGAATATGATTGGTATAAGCAACAATGACAATACAAAAACACACAGTATGTTAATGGAGGCTACAATTCCGAATTCCTGCAGAATTCGGCTGTTAGTAACAATAAATGCAGCAAATCCAAGGGCTGTTGTTGTATTAGTAAGTAAAGTAGCTCCTCCAATTTTTTGGATAGATCGAATTAGCGCTTTGGCCTGATTTCCGTGTATTTTATATTCCCTGTGGTACTTGTTTAACATAAAAATGCAATTGGGAATACCAATAACAATAATTAAAGGAGGGATAAGGGCAAGAAGTATGGTAATTCTAAAATCAAAAATAGCTACAGTCCCGAGGGAATAAATTACACCAATGGCAACTACCATCATGGAAAAAAGAGTAATTTTAATTGAGCGGAAAAACAGAAATAGAATAAAAGCGGTCACAAAAATTGCAAGAAGGATAAACAATTTTAATTCGGCCGCAACTTTTGTTGTCATGTTGCTGCGAATGTATGGCAAGCCAGAGTAGTGAAGATCCAAACCGGCAGCTGTTGCTTCCTGATGAATAATCTCTTTTAACTCAAGCATGAACTTATCTCTTTGAGCAGAATTAACTATTTTTTTATCAATTGAAACCGCCATTAAGGTTGCTCCTGAGGATTCATTATAAATCCTACCATTGTAAAACGGAAGCGAGAAAATAATTTCTTTCAGGCTGTCTAATTCCTCTTGTGTTGTTGGTGCTTGTTTTACAACGGGTAAAAAATCAAATTTCTTTATTGAATCATTTTTACTGAGATTGTAAATATGAGCAAGGGATATAACTTCATCTACTCCCTCTATTGCTTTTAATCGATTTCCAAGATTATACCAGGAAATGAATTTATCCAGTTTAAAGAGATCAGGTTCTTTAAGGCCAATGGCAAGGATATTTCCATCTTCACCAAAGCGGTTTTTAAAGTCCTCGTAATCAATTAGGGTTGGATCATCCGAAGGTAAAAGCTTTAGAAATTCATAGTCCATTCTTACTGTTGATGCCTTATAGGCCATAAAACCTGTAAAAAGACCCAAGAGAATCAGAATAGAAACTCTGTTACGTAAAATTAAACTACAAATCGTTCCCCACATAAAGTATTAGTATCAAAAACAATTGTCGAAATTATGAACTTATTAAGGAATATCAAAATAAAACAATGACAGCCAGTACTAAAAAAGGTGTAAAATAAAGACGCTTTAACCGACTATGCTTTTTATCAAAATAAAAAAACAAACGCAAAAGGACTGATAATAGTACAAGTACGGCCGTTTTATAAAAATTAATTGTATTTTTGGAATGAGATTTGTAAAACCCCTGGTCAAAACAATTTTTATGAATAATTTTATTTTTAGTTCCGCTAAAAGCCTTTTTGTACCTTCTAATAGCTGCAAACAAATAAACTCAGTAACCTGTTTTCCAGGCAAACATTTTAGAAAAGCCACCACTGGTTTTAATTCAGCATTCGTTGTTTTAATGCTAATGCTGTCATTTTCTTCTTGCATATCATCCAAAAAACACATGGACAGAGGGCAATATGATATAGCAATTACAAAGTCTGTAAAAAAATTAAAGAAAAACCGGAATAATGAGAAACACATGCTGATTCTGGAAAAATCATATAACCTGGCCAATGAAAGGGATAAGGAAAGGGTAGGGTTTCTGAAGCTGGAAGGCAATCCAGATATTTGGGATGATGTTTACCAATCCTTTTTAAGCTTAAAAGGAAGACAGGCAAGAGTAAAACCAGTTATGCCACTAAAAGTGCCTAGTACGGGTAGAGTAATTTCATTTGATTTTGTTAATTATGATGAAGAAATAATAAATGCAAAAAGGAAAGCTGCGGAATTTTACTACGTTCGTGGCACTTTGCTCCTGGAAAATGGCAGCAAGGAAAATGCCAGGTCTGCTTATAATGATTTCAAAAACGTACAGAAATTTTTTTCTGATTATAAAGATTTGAACCAGCAAATAAATAAGGCCCTGGATATAGGAACAAGTCATGTGGCCTTTAAAATGCAAAATGCAAGCGGTATTCCTTTGCCCTTAGCTTTTGAAGAAGATTTAACAAAAATAAGCCTTAATGATTTAAATGGGCAATGGGTGAAATTTCATACCATTATTGAAAAAAACGCCTTCTACGATTATACTGTAAAGGTAAATATAAGAATGATTGATATTAGTCCGGAGGGATTAAAGGAAGTTCATTTTATTGAGACAAAAGATGTGCAAGATGGATTTCAATACCTTTTGGATAAAAATGGAAATGTAATGAAAGACAGCCTGGGCAATGATATGAAGGCACCAAAATATAAAACCATAACGTGCAACCTTATTGAAACACAACAGAAAAAAACAGCAAGAATAGCAGGAACAATTGATTTTATAGATAACCATACCGGACAATTATTAAAAAGCGATCCAATTGCTTCCGATGTCTTTTTTGACCATATCT from Bacteroidota bacterium encodes the following:
- a CDS encoding NAD-dependent epimerase/dehydratase family protein is translated as MAKILITGGAGFIPSALAEKLAQDPANFIIIADNLVTGSIDKIPVSEHGNIRFIKCDINEWTDISGVFYAWQFDYVFHYAALVGVKRTLSNPVKVLNDITGIKNVLHLSKNTGVKRVFYSSSSEVYGEPVEFPQNEHTTPLNSRLPYAIVKNVGEAYLKSYKTEYNLDYTIFRFFNTYGPKQSKDFVVSKFIAAALKNKDITIYGNGMQTRTFCYINDNIDSCINAFVENKFINDVVNVGGEKEITILNLANTIIKVANSSSRIVHLDPLDEGDMTRRQPDISKMKLLLKREPVSLEEGLKKIIENTSYIL
- the rfbA gene encoding glucose-1-phosphate thymidylyltransferase RfbA, encoding MKGIILAGGSGTRLHPLTLAVSKQLMPVYDKPMIYYPLSTLMMAGINEILIISTPSDLPNFEKLLGDGKNLGCQFSYAVQEVPNGLAQAFVIGEKFIGKDNVALILGDNIFYGSGMSVLLQSITKPDGGVVFAYHVSDPERYGVVEFDKNNKAISIEEKPQKPKSNFAVPGLYFYDNSVIEIAKKLEPSSRGEYEITDVNKHYLKNNNLKVAILDRGTAWLDTGTFHSLMQAGQYVQVIEERQGLKIGCIEEVAYRMNFINKKQLLNLAQPLLKSGYGNYLLNLP
- a CDS encoding MMPL family transporter, which encodes MWGTICSLILRNRVSILILLGLFTGFMAYKASTVRMDYEFLKLLPSDDPTLIDYEDFKNRFGEDGNILAIGLKEPDLFKLDKFISWYNLGNRLKAIEGVDEVISLAHIYNLSKNDSIKKFDFLPVVKQAPTTQEELDSLKEIIFSLPFYNGRIYNESSGATLMAVSIDKKIVNSAQRDKFMLELKEIIHQEATAAGLDLHYSGLPYIRSNMTTKVAAELKLFILLAIFVTAFILFLFFRSIKITLFSMMVVAIGVIYSLGTVAIFDFRITILLALIPPLIIVIGIPNCIFMLNKYHREYKIHGNQAKALIRSIQKIGGATLLTNTTTALGFAAFIVTNSRILQEFGIVASINILCVFVLSLLLIPIIFSYFPPPNEKNTKHLENKLIFNLVERFVVIVTGYRKTVYIVSAIAIALAINGITKIQTTGNIVDDLPIHDPIVVDLMFFQENFSGVMPFEISIDAKKPGAASQISTLKKIDQLQDLISSYPEFSKPVSMAEVVKFSKQAYYNGSPDRYSLPSDMEKSFLAPYFTAKTGAKENILRTFIDSTKRYTRVSVQMADIGTKKMQVIKNDIKPRIDSIFDPEKFDVVLTGNSIVFLKGTNFLVKNLFTSLALAIVVISILMAFLFSSYRMVFVSLVPNFIPLLVTAGLMGYFGIAIKPSTILVFSIAFGISVDDTIHYLAKYRQELKVLKWNIKDSVIAALRESGVSMIYTSIVLFFGFGIFSVSNFGGTVALGILVAVTLFVAMLSNLIVLPCLLLSLEKSLTTKAFKEPLVQIIDEEEDIELKDLVIGDTSDPNVPKVF